AGCCCGATTGTGGATATTGAAAATAATCGCAAAAAATGCTGAACCCCAAATTTGTGGCGGTTCACTGTCCTGCAGTGTGATGCGCTGTCCACGAGATGAAGCGAGAGTGCGTCACAAAAACCCAAAAGTTGTGCTGCGCATTTAAAAGTGTCCAACGGGAAATGTACAAAGGCGTTGAAGTAGGCAtgggactaaaaaaaaaaaaaaaagggggtggTGGTCCAAAGAGGAAGTTAGAGGACCTTCTGGAGGATGGCGTTGGGCACTTCCAAGGTCTCGTCCTTCACCAGGACGATGTCATAAGAGTCCAAATATTTATCCAGACGCTCCTCCACCTGCCGAGGGACCCGAGGTTACACGTTTCGAAAGGAAGACGTCATACAGAATAGCACTCTCTTCCAACGTCGTACCTTGTCGTTGAGGAAGCCGACTTTGAGGATGTTCTCCACGTTGGGCACGCCGTCGGCCATGCTAAGGTCGCCCAGCGAGTCTCCCATCAGGATGATGTTGCAGTTTTCCTTCAGCTGCTTGAAGTAGTCGGTGTTGCGCAGGGCGCCGTCGTGCTTGTTGTACACGTGGATCAGCTCGCCTTTGAAGCCTCGCAGCACGCCCTGCAACGACAACCACGTGCAAGACtctgaaatacattttttatatcGTTCCCATTCGGTGTGTGATAAATTAGCAGTTGTTCATCTATGCTAAATTCCATTAGCCCGTCTATGTCGTTTCCCATTATATGCTAGCATAAAGCTAgtggtctttttttgtaaaactAAATGATATGGTTTGGCtgaacattttgctttttaaatatgcaatgtgtcatttttttaggtGGCAGTTTTACAGCTAAcctcaacaaataaaaactagTTTGACACATGGACTAAATAATATCAAATATCTTTACAGTGTTGTGCGCAAACAAAAAGTGACGTCAATTTCCTGAGTGcaagtgtcatttttatgaACTCACGTTGTCGTCAAAGTCCATAAAGTTGGACACCACCTTGATGTTGGGGTGGTAGACGCCCGCCTGGCGGATGATCTCCTCCAGGACGTCCCCCAGGCCGGCAGAGAAGACGAAGACGGGAACGTTGTGCTGGTGCAGCCGGTCGAAGAACTGCTCGAAGCCTTCcctagaaaataaatgaaaaatatttttttaattcgcttcattttgggaggggggtgggggggtacCTGAGTGCGGCGTCAGAGTCTCGCACCACTTGGGCCAGTTTGTCCTTCTCTAACCTCTGCTCCACTAAAAGCGTGTGAGACTTGAAATACCTGAACAGACACGGGCGGAACATCAAATACGATGAAAAGACGCAACATTACGGTATCAGGAATTGCGTGCGACGTGAAGCCAAGCAGCTCACCACTCCACCATGAAGGGGTATTTCTCCTCCATGGTGAGGTTGGGGTCGATCTCGATGGGGTAGTACTTGTTCTTGAGCTGCAGGAGCTTCTGGCGACATTCCTCCGTCACCAGGCTGCAGTTGTCGATGATGTCTGGGAGCGAGAACACCCACGTGTTACAACTACACGCTCaaactgcaggtttgatcgcgACGTGGACTCACTGTGGCACGTTGGACAGCGTTTGCCGTTGATGGCGAACTTGCTTAGCGTCATGTCAAAGTCAGTGATGACCtgcgaggggaggggggaggaccACGTGAAGACCAATTGGGGTCATGGCTGTACATGTCGAATGCTGCACTTGCATTTCATCGCCAGCAGGTGTCAGAGTTGGACCCACCTGAAGTTTGGAGGCTCCTCCCTTGATGAGGCCGCAGATGATCTGCTCCACCCTCTCGGGGTCCCTCATGTGCACCGTCTTCTTCTCGAACTGAGGCATCTGAAAGCGGAACAGGAGACGACATCACTGGAGTGACATGATTCGAAGTGATTGCATCGTGCCTGACCACGCCTCGATTTCATATACGACGTTAGCGACAGGACCAGGAGCATGCTGAAGAGGTATGTTGGAGGATATGTTCCGTCTTGCCATGAAGTAACGTTTCATAAACTAACAAACCACACCTCCAAGTCCTTGTTGTCGGGTAGAAAAAAACGTATATCCAAATATAGTCAAATACTATTGGCTCCTCGATAATTATTGTTGTACAATGTAAACCAATTTCTAGTGTTGAAATCAATTGAGAACAAATCTATCAAACTCCATCTTCTCATTCTGAGGAAGCCGTGCGGCATTACGTTACCTCAAGATTTAAAGTTGATGATTAAGCTGCAGTTATAGAAGGGTGAcagttgacacacacacacacacacacacacacacacacacacacacacacacacacacacacacacacacacacacacacacacacacacacacacacacacacacacacacacacacacacacacacacacacacacacacacacacacacacacacacacacacacacacacacacacacacacacacacacacacacacacacacacacacacacacacacacacacttaccgCCAGGCTGTGTAGTCTGTGGAAAACAAGAGCGAAGAAAAGAATGTGTGGCTAAAGAGCCTTTATATACTTGTAGAAGGCGGGGAGGGTAGCGAACGAGATCCCGCCCTTACCCACGCACTTAACATTTGATCCATGTCAACACAAACTCACACTCTCACAC
This DNA window, taken from Syngnathus acus chromosome 16, fSynAcu1.2, whole genome shotgun sequence, encodes the following:
- the nt5c3a gene encoding cytosolic 5'-nucleotidase 3 isoform X2; this encodes MPQFEKKTVHMRDPERVEQIICGLIKGGASKLQVITDFDMTLSKFAINGKRCPTCHNIIDNCSLVTEECRQKLLQLKNKYYPIEIDPNLTMEEKYPFMVEWYFKSHTLLVEQRLEKDKLAQVVRDSDAALREGFEQFFDRLHQHNVPVFVFSAGLGDVLEEIIRQAGVYHPNIKVVSNFMDFDDNGVLRGFKGELIHVYNKHDGALRNTDYFKQLKENCNIILMGDSLGDLSMADGVPNVENILKVGFLNDKVEERLDKYLDSYDIVLVKDETLEVPNAILQKVL
- the nt5c3a gene encoding cytosolic 5'-nucleotidase 3 isoform X1 — translated: MDRTAVVKVGAAASASVCALFGGVVLAQYIVAKKKRAGKKTRIIEMMPQFEKKTVHMRDPERVEQIICGLIKGGASKLQVITDFDMTLSKFAINGKRCPTCHNIIDNCSLVTEECRQKLLQLKNKYYPIEIDPNLTMEEKYPFMVEWYFKSHTLLVEQRLEKDKLAQVVRDSDAALREGFEQFFDRLHQHNVPVFVFSAGLGDVLEEIIRQAGVYHPNIKVVSNFMDFDDNGVLRGFKGELIHVYNKHDGALRNTDYFKQLKENCNIILMGDSLGDLSMADGVPNVENILKVGFLNDKVEERLDKYLDSYDIVLVKDETLEVPNAILQKVL